A part of Candidatus Electrothrix aestuarii genomic DNA contains:
- a CDS encoding right-handed parallel beta-helix repeat-containing protein, with the protein MISNKQKLLASTTSYCFTTLFVLLLASVAAAKIIYVPNDYPSLSAAIQAAQEKDTIRVAQGKYLERVSLRPGIILEGSWDSNFTKRDLAASPSILGGSSMGGFSVLGANNTVIDGFVITGGKAPLIAPDAPIGPGIFASGITITIKNNLIMANNAAGIFLHTCNAKVISNIIIDNGQAGIFLEKNTSALIQGNKISQNLAAGIRVGDNVLSAINVSNNVLDNNKRAGINAAWATGIIRNNIVYENGHAGIRAAVSPMLIANNTVTKNVLAGISIGEPPLDGTSGGNKEETKTPEIKNNIITHNGEAGIYSNGSGYSHNLLFANNKVNGFHPDFLWYTRLQFGGYEDIVSLEKSKHILADPLFVDPAQHDYHLRPGSPAIDSGDPDVTFNDKNFGPSLGADINDMGAYGGPFTIAEARPVNLAPVADIELPKNPLYAGDKITLNGEVSTDPNGDELSYTWYMLDKPVGSKANLSANSKSKTKLACDKGGTYRIRLDVTDRWGFKSSPKTITLRVDPNKPPTAKISKQMEPVNVGDTVKLSTYDKKKQNGDELKFFWSFSKKPPASKASIVDASAAKPTFVMDTPGCYTVQLRVYNGKKYSEAATSHICSRQSRFAGQRIVPDEYPTIQSALDTAEPNDQIIVKAGTYKEKIIVDKAVDLIGEGWPVIDGGGEDNNDATVFICYLDNTSTGKMEGFVVTGGGSGIFGHGLQILNSSPEIFNNRIRGNKHVGIGIHGHKRFTEKTRIHNNFIYDNAIGVSHGLGTYGQVYDNTIYNNKVTGIGVRGLSKPTLRGNKIYDNYVGIGVREEAYPQIENNEIRNNIVGIAINPGAANAVYAEEENRIKIRNNSVYSNEQCGIFISSLHRNGIVTQGNVIRDNNTSATPRNRSGGAVVGYPHESLSDIFLHNNDIRGNNGKDIQQFKAIASSYGEIGDSKNRRPF; encoded by the coding sequence ATGATTTCAAACAAACAAAAACTTCTCGCAAGCACGACATCTTACTGTTTCACTACACTTTTTGTACTTCTACTAGCCTCTGTTGCGGCAGCAAAAATTATTTACGTACCCAATGATTATCCCTCCCTAAGCGCGGCAATTCAGGCCGCACAGGAAAAGGATACCATCAGGGTTGCCCAAGGAAAATACCTGGAAAGGGTCTCCCTGCGACCGGGTATTATCCTGGAAGGCAGCTGGGACAGCAACTTCACCAAACGCGACCTCGCAGCCTCCCCTTCCATATTAGGCGGAAGCTCTATGGGTGGTTTCTCTGTCTTGGGTGCGAATAACACAGTCATAGACGGCTTTGTTATCACCGGTGGCAAGGCCCCGCTTATCGCCCCGGATGCCCCGATAGGTCCAGGTATCTTTGCCAGCGGCATTACCATTACCATAAAGAACAACCTTATCATGGCGAATAACGCCGCAGGCATATTTCTCCATACCTGCAATGCCAAGGTAATCAGCAATATCATTATAGACAACGGCCAGGCTGGCATTTTCCTGGAGAAAAACACCTCAGCGCTCATCCAGGGCAATAAAATCTCCCAGAATCTTGCTGCGGGCATCAGGGTCGGCGATAACGTGCTCTCTGCAATCAATGTATCTAATAATGTCCTGGATAATAATAAACGGGCAGGCATCAATGCAGCCTGGGCAACTGGCATCATCCGTAATAACATAGTCTACGAAAACGGCCATGCCGGTATACGCGCTGCGGTCAGCCCTATGCTCATTGCTAATAATACGGTGACCAAGAACGTACTTGCCGGTATTTCCATTGGCGAGCCCCCTCTGGACGGAACTTCGGGCGGCAACAAAGAAGAGACAAAGACCCCGGAAATAAAGAATAATATCATCACCCATAACGGCGAGGCAGGTATTTACTCCAACGGCTCCGGGTATTCCCATAACCTCCTCTTTGCCAATAACAAGGTCAATGGCTTCCACCCGGATTTCCTCTGGTATACCCGCCTCCAATTCGGGGGCTACGAGGATATCGTCAGCCTGGAAAAGAGTAAACATATCCTGGCGGATCCCCTCTTTGTCGATCCGGCCCAGCACGACTACCATCTGCGACCCGGCTCACCGGCCATAGACAGTGGCGACCCGGATGTCACCTTTAACGACAAGAACTTCGGTCCCTCCCTGGGGGCAGACATAAATGATATGGGTGCCTATGGCGGACCTTTTACCATTGCAGAGGCACGGCCTGTTAATCTTGCCCCGGTAGCGGATATTGAGCTGCCCAAGAATCCTCTCTATGCAGGCGATAAAATCACCCTGAACGGAGAAGTCAGCACAGACCCCAATGGTGACGAATTATCCTACACCTGGTATATGCTGGATAAACCAGTGGGAAGCAAGGCAAACCTCTCGGCAAACAGCAAGTCCAAGACCAAGCTGGCCTGCGACAAAGGCGGCACCTATAGAATTCGCCTGGATGTTACTGATCGCTGGGGATTTAAAAGCAGCCCCAAGACCATTACCCTGCGAGTTGATCCCAACAAGCCGCCCACAGCAAAAATAAGCAAACAGATGGAACCGGTAAACGTCGGTGATACCGTCAAACTCTCTACCTATGATAAGAAGAAACAGAACGGCGACGAGCTGAAATTCTTTTGGAGCTTCAGCAAAAAGCCTCCAGCGAGCAAGGCAAGCATCGTTGACGCCTCTGCCGCAAAGCCGACCTTTGTCATGGATACCCCTGGTTGCTATACCGTGCAGTTGCGGGTGTATAACGGCAAGAAATACAGCGAAGCAGCAACATCTCATATCTGCTCCCGACAGAGCCGCTTTGCTGGACAACGAATCGTCCCGGACGAATATCCAACCATACAGAGTGCCCTGGATACGGCGGAGCCCAACGACCAGATCATCGTGAAGGCCGGGACCTACAAAGAAAAGATCATCGTTGATAAAGCTGTTGACCTTATCGGAGAGGGCTGGCCAGTGATTGACGGTGGTGGCGAAGATAATAACGACGCAACAGTCTTTATCTGTTATCTGGACAATACCAGCACCGGCAAGATGGAAGGCTTTGTTGTCACGGGCGGAGGCTCAGGGATCTTCGGGCATGGCCTGCAAATCCTCAACTCCAGCCCGGAGATCTTTAATAACCGAATTCGCGGCAATAAACATGTGGGCATCGGTATTCACGGTCATAAGCGCTTTACAGAAAAGACCAGGATCCACAATAACTTTATCTATGACAATGCCATCGGGGTGAGTCATGGCCTCGGCACCTATGGTCAGGTCTACGATAACACCATCTATAATAATAAAGTCACCGGCATCGGGGTGCGCGGTCTCTCCAAACCGACCCTCAGGGGAAATAAGATCTACGATAATTACGTCGGCATAGGGGTTCGGGAAGAGGCCTACCCGCAGATTGAGAACAACGAGATCCGAAACAACATTGTTGGCATAGCCATTAATCCTGGAGCTGCAAATGCGGTCTATGCTGAAGAGGAGAACAGGATTAAGATCAGAAATAATTCCGTCTACAGCAACGAACAATGCGGTATTTTTATCTCCTCGCTCCATAGGAACGGGATTGTCACCCAGGGCAATGTCATCAGAGATAACAACACCTCGGCCACACCGCGTAACAGAAGCGGCGGTGCGGTTGTGGGCTATCCGCACGAGAGCCTCTCGGATATCTTCTTGCATAATAACGACATACGGGGGAATAACGGCAAGGACATCCAGCAATTCAAGGCTATCGCGAGCTCTTATGGTGAGATCGGTGATTCCAAGAATCGCAGGCCGTTTTAG
- a CDS encoding ATP-binding protein, translating into MRTKEIHNTLTGRLPQGVYAIKKGIFCYILAGMVLLGLVYLISVFWMYRQQDEVRFQEWKQTVEDVYSNRINEAENNLRALLMVLRENPALQQYFLARDRDLLLETSHNLERKLSQEYHITHFYYHLPNRVNFLRVHQPQRYGDRIERSTIQEASKTGDVASGLELGPLGTLTLRAVIPWYAGGKLIGYLELGRELASVVSAFRQSDTVDGYLLTVKKQLVERKGWALGMAMLNRSADWSAFSDRVIMINTLPERFAYLGREQGEDHRFQNFLHRFIFPENMFYMIYDRPLLDISGRQVGHLVFVHDELKELLLARRMNNCFLLILLGLAVLLLVFYYHVLRKTELQLVESGAVLEESRQQLALALEVADLGIWDWRPLDGDAVYTNDIFFTMLGYPPQGDVPFTMKQWMDWVHPADLQEVIAIRELFFDGDDNCYCTEYRVRSFGGQWTWIRDVGRVVRRGLQGEVERFMGVHIDITQRKEAETQRQANYENLITFMETLPDAAFLKDGEGRWQLTNRTARELFQIEDYPWQGKNDLELAEERLGWRRSHLSCITSDQEAWQVKEMFIDYEEVLGADGQEQVFEVRKMPLFFPDGQRKALVIIGREITAERLAEKKLKKSEQFLAQTQQIAGLGSWRQTLPDNAQEWSPEMYAILEFDETVKPSWHTFLERVHPDDRQMVSATYTDAVLSREPFCSEHRLLMEDGRIKYVLERGETEYDDTGKPLQSIGSVLDITARKEIEQELIGAQQHAEAASQAKSKFLANMSHELRTPMNAIIGMSKLALETELSTEQRNYIAKAHHSAEQLLGILNDILDFSKIEAGKMGLEIIHYHLHAVFDNLYNLIGLKSEEKGLLLHIDVADNVPDILQGDPLRLGQILVNLVNNAIKFTDKGSVSISVELLDRTEEQVVLHFSVTDTGIGMTLEQQKGLFQLFSQADNSITRKYGGTGLGLSICKRLVEMMGGKIWAESAYEQGSCFHFILPQQIGSPYAEIEKQADLAEIIRLLQGTRVLLVEDNQINQEVAQLMLSRQGIDVTLADNGEEALAILGQQEFDCVLMDIQMPVMDGYTACAEIRKDPKFSELPVIALTANVMAGDREKSKAAGMDGHIGKPFREEEMFAMMARLMHPESLMPAAKKKQAVQEPEVKKAPIKEPVSLFGLTGIEAGKGMKNTMNDPEIYRQVLQLFRKDQGSFAQQFQDAQAGEDPAAPTRLAHTLKGIAGTVGATRLQEEALQLEMLCREEGQVQERASEEQRKEQFRKVVKELDAIFAELDRFFG; encoded by the coding sequence ATGAGGACAAAAGAAATACATAATACTCTGACGGGAAGGCTCCCTCAAGGTGTCTATGCGATTAAGAAAGGGATATTTTGTTATATTCTGGCTGGAATGGTACTGCTGGGCTTGGTCTATCTTATCTCGGTTTTTTGGATGTATCGGCAGCAGGATGAGGTGCGGTTTCAGGAGTGGAAACAGACCGTTGAAGATGTATACTCGAATCGGATCAATGAAGCGGAAAATAACCTGCGCGCATTATTAATGGTGTTACGGGAGAATCCGGCTCTGCAACAGTATTTTCTTGCCAGAGATCGGGATTTGCTTCTGGAAACCAGCCATAATCTGGAAAGAAAACTGAGTCAGGAATACCATATTACCCATTTTTATTATCACCTGCCAAACAGGGTGAATTTTCTCAGGGTGCATCAGCCACAACGTTATGGGGATCGAATTGAACGTTCAACCATACAGGAGGCCAGTAAAACAGGAGACGTTGCCTCCGGTCTGGAGCTTGGCCCCTTGGGGACTCTGACCTTACGGGCCGTTATACCCTGGTATGCTGGGGGCAAGTTGATCGGGTATCTGGAGCTGGGGAGAGAGTTGGCCTCAGTCGTGTCCGCTTTTCGGCAATCTGATACGGTTGATGGCTACTTGCTGACCGTGAAAAAACAGCTTGTTGAACGGAAAGGCTGGGCCTTGGGTATGGCGATGTTGAATCGGTCAGCGGATTGGTCTGCATTTTCTGACCGGGTAATCATGATCAATACCTTGCCGGAGCGTTTTGCCTATCTCGGCAGGGAGCAGGGCGAAGACCACAGGTTTCAGAATTTTTTGCATCGGTTTATCTTTCCAGAGAATATGTTCTACATGATTTATGACCGACCTTTGCTTGATATTTCCGGCAGGCAGGTGGGACATCTGGTCTTTGTTCATGATGAGCTCAAAGAACTGCTGCTTGCCCGGAGGATGAATAATTGTTTCCTTTTGATCTTATTGGGTTTGGCAGTTCTGCTGCTGGTTTTTTATTATCATGTCTTGCGTAAGACAGAGCTGCAGTTGGTGGAATCCGGCGCTGTGTTGGAGGAGAGCCGCCAGCAATTGGCCCTTGCTCTGGAGGTGGCAGATCTGGGGATATGGGATTGGCGCCCTCTGGATGGTGATGCTGTATACACCAATGATATCTTTTTCACCATGCTGGGCTATCCTCCACAAGGAGATGTACCCTTTACCATGAAACAGTGGATGGACTGGGTTCATCCTGCTGATCTTCAGGAGGTTATAGCGATTCGGGAACTTTTTTTTGATGGTGACGATAATTGCTATTGTACAGAATATCGGGTGCGTAGCTTTGGTGGGCAATGGACGTGGATTCGTGATGTAGGGCGAGTTGTCCGTCGGGGCCTCCAGGGAGAGGTGGAGCGTTTTATGGGGGTGCATATAGATATCACCCAAAGAAAAGAGGCTGAGACCCAGAGGCAGGCAAATTATGAAAACCTGATTACCTTTATGGAAACCTTGCCCGACGCCGCCTTTCTCAAGGATGGGGAAGGGCGTTGGCAGCTGACGAATCGGACGGCGAGAGAATTGTTCCAGATTGAAGACTATCCCTGGCAAGGAAAGAACGATCTGGAGCTTGCTGAAGAGCGTCTTGGCTGGAGAAGATCCCATCTCTCCTGTATTACCAGTGATCAGGAGGCCTGGCAGGTCAAGGAGATGTTTATTGATTACGAGGAGGTTCTGGGAGCCGATGGGCAGGAGCAGGTCTTTGAAGTGCGAAAGATGCCCTTGTTCTTTCCGGATGGGCAACGTAAGGCCTTGGTGATTATCGGTCGTGAAATTACAGCAGAGCGTTTGGCTGAGAAAAAGTTGAAGAAGAGTGAGCAGTTTTTGGCCCAGACGCAGCAGATTGCCGGGCTGGGCAGTTGGCGACAGACGCTGCCTGATAATGCGCAGGAATGGTCCCCGGAAATGTATGCTATCTTGGAATTTGATGAGACGGTTAAGCCTTCCTGGCATACATTTCTTGAGCGAGTGCATCCTGATGATCGGCAGATGGTCAGTGCTACCTATACAGATGCAGTGCTCAGCAGGGAGCCTTTTTGCTCTGAGCATAGGCTGCTGATGGAGGATGGGCGGATCAAGTATGTACTTGAGCGGGGGGAGACCGAGTACGATGATACCGGGAAGCCTTTGCAGTCCATAGGTTCTGTGCTGGATATAACGGCCAGGAAAGAAATCGAGCAGGAGCTTATTGGAGCGCAGCAGCATGCAGAGGCTGCCAGTCAGGCTAAATCAAAGTTTCTTGCCAATATGAGCCATGAGCTCCGCACCCCGATGAACGCTATTATCGGGATGTCCAAGCTTGCTCTGGAAACGGAACTGAGCACAGAGCAACGGAATTATATTGCTAAGGCACATCATTCTGCTGAGCAATTACTCGGGATTTTAAATGATATCCTCGATTTTTCCAAGATTGAAGCAGGCAAGATGGGCTTGGAGATTATTCATTACCATTTGCATGCTGTGTTTGATAATCTTTATAATCTTATTGGGTTGAAGTCGGAGGAAAAGGGGCTGCTTTTGCATATTGATGTAGCCGATAATGTCCCGGATATTTTACAGGGGGATCCCTTGCGTCTGGGGCAGATTCTGGTCAATTTGGTCAATAATGCGATTAAGTTCACGGACAAGGGGAGTGTCTCTATCTCTGTTGAGCTCCTGGATAGGACAGAAGAGCAGGTGGTTCTTCATTTCAGCGTGACAGATACCGGTATTGGCATGACCCTGGAGCAGCAAAAGGGGCTCTTTCAGCTCTTCAGTCAGGCAGATAATTCGATTACCCGTAAATACGGGGGGACTGGCTTGGGCTTATCTATCTGTAAACGGCTGGTTGAAATGATGGGCGGGAAGATTTGGGCAGAGAGTGCCTATGAGCAGGGATCCTGCTTTCATTTTATTCTGCCCCAGCAGATCGGCAGTCCCTATGCTGAGATTGAAAAACAAGCTGATTTGGCCGAGATCATCAGGCTTCTTCAAGGGACGAGAGTCCTGCTGGTGGAGGATAATCAGATCAATCAGGAGGTCGCTCAGCTTATGCTCAGTCGTCAGGGTATAGATGTGACTCTTGCCGATAACGGTGAAGAGGCGTTGGCTATCCTCGGACAGCAGGAGTTCGACTGTGTCCTCATGGATATTCAGATGCCGGTGATGGATGGGTACACTGCCTGTGCAGAGATACGCAAGGATCCCAAGTTCAGTGAGCTACCTGTTATTGCCTTGACAGCCAATGTGATGGCTGGTGATCGGGAAAAAAGCAAGGCGGCAGGTATGGACGGGCATATCGGCAAGCCCTTTCGTGAGGAAGAGATGTTTGCCATGATGGCACGCCTGATGCATCCTGAGAGTTTAATGCCAGCAGCGAAGAAGAAACAGGCCGTGCAGGAACCGGAAGTAAAGAAAGCCCCTATCAAGGAGCCTGTCAGTCTCTTTGGTCTTACAGGTATTGAGGCGGGTAAGGGCATGAAGAATACCATGAATGATCCTGAGATCTATCGTCAGGTTTTGCAGCTCTTTCGGAAGGATCAGGGGAGTTTTGCCCAACAGTTCCAGGATGCACAGGCTGGAGAAGATCCTGCTGCACCGACTCGCTTAGCTCATACCCTGAAAGGTATTGCTGGAACAGTGGGTGCAACTCGGCTTCAGGAAGAGGCGTTACAGTTAGAGATGCTTTGCCGTGAAGAGGGGCAGGTTCAGGAACGGGCAAGTGAGGAGCAGAGAAAGGAGCAGTTCCGCAAGGTCGTCAAGGAACTGGATGCAATCTTTGCGGAACTGGATCGTTTTTTTGGGTGA
- a CDS encoding peptidase M48 Ste24p has translation MFQQKIQPRQTALFFLACAILLTVLHSIAQALMISTGNHYVMCIARYLDLDIEKNIPSFYSGFILFFSSFLFFCISLLDTKQGKTRYYWLGLAAVFCFLSLDETFVLHERLGDYTEKHITSSGILEVSGLLYFPWIIPYSILMAILGLLYFRFILRLPRKTTVLMILSAIIFLTGAAGLDMLGGKEAELNGYYSNTYVVLYTIEEFLEMSGVILLIYTLLDYIEQRFGRGLCFSLDLQET, from the coding sequence ATGTTTCAGCAAAAAATTCAACCACGTCAAACAGCACTCTTTTTTCTGGCATGCGCCATTCTCTTGACCGTGCTGCACAGTATAGCTCAGGCTCTTATGATTTCTACTGGAAATCATTACGTGATGTGCATAGCAAGATATCTTGATCTGGATATAGAGAAGAATATACCGTCCTTCTATTCCGGCTTTATCCTCTTTTTCTCCTCCTTTCTCTTCTTTTGCATTTCCTTACTCGATACCAAGCAGGGAAAGACGCGCTATTACTGGCTCGGTCTTGCCGCTGTTTTTTGCTTTCTCTCTCTGGATGAAACCTTTGTTCTGCATGAGAGACTCGGTGATTACACAGAAAAACATATCACATCATCAGGTATTCTTGAGGTAAGCGGATTACTCTATTTTCCCTGGATTATCCCCTACAGCATCCTGATGGCTATCCTGGGGCTGCTCTATTTCCGCTTTATTCTTCGCCTGCCCCGCAAGACAACTGTTCTTATGATCCTTTCCGCGATTATCTTTCTTACCGGGGCTGCTGGGTTGGATATGCTCGGAGGCAAAGAGGCAGAGCTAAACGGCTATTACAGCAACACCTATGTCGTGCTGTATACTATTGAAGAATTCCTGGAAATGAGCGGCGTTATCCTGCTTATCTACACCCTGCTTGATTATATTGAGCAGCGCTTCGGAAGAGGCCTCTGTTTCTCACTTGATTTACAGGAAACGTGA
- a CDS encoding VWA domain-containing protein: protein MNIKKIIALTLLFTLTACSDRSQKDAEVKNSNQNTVAHTVASSQKGNSVQKTRGTGSATTPLPSAPPQEYLDAEDAGLMMEEIPAKALLLTNAPAPEPQPQWNTESYNALKENGFTSTAHDPLSTFSIDVDTASYSNVRRFINEGRLPPVGAVRIEEMINYFSYTYPQPNDEHPFSVTTELGPSPWNDSRKLVRIGLKAKDIDKKDLPPSNLVFLIDVSGSMSDANKLPLLQKAMKMLVKQLGERDKISLVVYAGNDHVVLPPTSCSEQQKIISAIDSLGAGGSTHASSGITTAYELAEQALLSKGNNRIVLASDGDFNVGITSRDELQKLVEEKRKSGVYLTVLGFGMGNYHDDTMEILADKGNGNYAYIDNLLEAKKVMVKEMSGTLFALASDVKIQVEFNPAKIAAYRLIGYENRALADEDFNDDKKDAGEIGVGHTVTALYELIPVGAAGHPSVDPLKYQKYQKPEQSAEASYADELMTVKLRYKPLQSAKSVLLSTVVKEKNPTLEETSNDFRFAAAVAGFGMLLGESEHGEGVTWPQVLSLAKGAKGQDEEGYRAEFIRLVETAELLKK from the coding sequence ATGAATATCAAGAAAATCATAGCCCTTACCCTCCTTTTTACCCTGACTGCATGTTCAGACAGGTCCCAAAAAGACGCTGAGGTAAAAAACTCAAACCAAAACACGGTTGCTCACACGGTCGCGAGTTCTCAAAAAGGCAACTCTGTGCAAAAAACGCGAGGAACAGGCTCCGCAACCACTCCTCTGCCTTCAGCTCCTCCCCAAGAATACTTGGATGCGGAGGATGCAGGCCTCATGATGGAAGAGATTCCAGCGAAAGCATTGCTGCTGACAAACGCACCTGCTCCTGAACCACAGCCCCAGTGGAACACGGAATCCTATAATGCCCTCAAAGAAAATGGTTTCACCAGCACAGCTCACGATCCTCTATCCACCTTTTCCATAGATGTAGATACGGCTTCCTACAGCAATGTACGCCGCTTCATCAATGAAGGCCGCCTCCCACCTGTCGGCGCTGTACGTATTGAGGAGATGATCAATTATTTCTCCTATACTTATCCCCAGCCAAACGACGAGCATCCTTTTTCCGTGACCACGGAACTTGGTCCCAGCCCCTGGAATGACAGCCGCAAGCTGGTTCGCATCGGCCTAAAAGCAAAGGATATTGACAAGAAAGACCTGCCTCCGTCCAACCTTGTCTTTCTGATTGATGTGTCCGGTTCTATGTCCGATGCCAATAAACTGCCCCTCCTGCAGAAGGCCATGAAGATGCTGGTCAAACAGCTGGGAGAAAGGGATAAGATTTCCCTGGTGGTCTATGCGGGCAATGACCATGTGGTCCTGCCCCCGACCTCCTGTTCAGAACAACAGAAGATCATCAGCGCCATCGATTCACTGGGTGCAGGTGGCTCCACCCATGCCTCCAGCGGCATCACAACGGCCTACGAACTAGCTGAACAGGCCTTGCTGTCCAAAGGGAATAACCGTATCGTCCTGGCTTCGGACGGAGATTTTAACGTAGGCATTACCAGTCGCGATGAGTTACAAAAACTGGTTGAGGAAAAGAGGAAATCAGGCGTCTACCTGACTGTGCTCGGCTTTGGTATGGGAAATTATCACGATGATACGATGGAGATTCTTGCCGACAAGGGCAACGGCAATTATGCCTATATAGACAATCTGCTGGAGGCGAAAAAAGTCATGGTCAAAGAGATGAGCGGTACCCTCTTTGCCTTGGCAAGCGATGTCAAAATCCAGGTGGAATTTAACCCGGCAAAGATTGCTGCCTACCGGCTTATCGGTTATGAAAACCGAGCCCTGGCAGATGAAGACTTTAATGATGACAAAAAAGATGCCGGTGAAATCGGGGTGGGACACACAGTCACGGCCCTTTATGAACTCATCCCGGTGGGTGCTGCCGGCCACCCCTCAGTGGACCCGCTCAAATATCAAAAGTATCAGAAGCCCGAACAAAGTGCAGAGGCCTCGTATGCCGACGAGCTCATGACCGTCAAACTCCGCTATAAGCCGCTTCAGTCCGCAAAATCTGTCCTGCTCAGCACAGTGGTCAAGGAGAAGAATCCGACCTTAGAGGAAACCAGCAACGATTTCCGTTTTGCCGCTGCTGTTGCCGGTTTCGGGATGTTACTCGGCGAGTCCGAACATGGCGAGGGCGTCACCTGGCCGCAGGTTCTCAGCCTTGCCAAAGGCGCAAAAGGCCAGGATGAAGAAGGCTACCGAGCTGAGTTTATACGGCTTGTCGAAACGGCAGAACTCTTGAAAAAATAA
- the ilvD gene encoding dihydroxy-acid dehydratase, which produces MAIALRSNETTQGRRMAGARALWRANGMTEEQIGKPIIAVVNSFTQMVPGHVHLHEIGQQVKKQIEAQGCFAAEFNTIAIDDGIAMGHDGMLYSLPSRELIADSVEYMCNAHKVDAMICISNCDKITPGMLMAAMRLNIPAIFVSGGPMEAGRVKGQERGYDLIDAMVMAGDQAVSDEEIAEVERAACPTCGSCSGMFTANSMNCLTEALGLSLPGNGTVVATHTNRLGLFEQAAARIVAMCEAWYENEDSSVLPRSIATKSAFNNAMALDIAMGGSTNTVLHILAVAYEAGVNFTMQDIDTLSRKVPNLCKVAPSAAYHVEDVNRAGGILGILGELDRAGLLETSVSRADGLTLAQALAQFDIAGDSASQAARTLYASAPGNKGRNLVMGSQDTLYDALDTDRETGCIRDMAHAYSKDGGLAVLYGNIAENGCIVKTAGVDPSILHFQGKAKVFHSQEAACEGILGGEITAGDVVFILYEGPKGGPGMQEMLYPTSYLKSMHLGAECALVTDGRFSGGTAGLSIGHASPEAADGGAIGLVRNGDPIDINIPERSISLQISAEELAQRRQEEEARGDKAFTPNRERTVPKSLQVYAHFAASADKGAVRML; this is translated from the coding sequence CTTCGCAGCAATGAAACAACCCAAGGTAGAAGAATGGCTGGCGCCCGCGCCCTGTGGCGGGCCAACGGCATGACCGAAGAACAGATCGGCAAACCTATTATCGCGGTGGTCAACTCCTTCACCCAGATGGTGCCAGGCCACGTCCATCTGCACGAGATCGGCCAGCAGGTGAAAAAACAGATAGAAGCCCAGGGCTGTTTTGCTGCTGAGTTCAACACCATCGCCATTGACGACGGCATCGCGATGGGTCATGACGGGATGCTCTACTCCCTGCCCTCCCGTGAGCTGATCGCCGACTCGGTGGAGTACATGTGCAACGCCCATAAGGTGGATGCCATGATCTGCATCAGCAACTGCGATAAGATCACACCGGGGATGCTCATGGCTGCCATGCGCCTGAATATTCCGGCCATCTTTGTTTCCGGCGGGCCGATGGAAGCGGGTCGGGTTAAAGGACAGGAACGCGGTTACGACCTGATCGATGCAATGGTCATGGCAGGCGACCAGGCGGTCTCTGATGAGGAAATCGCTGAAGTGGAACGGGCCGCCTGTCCCACCTGCGGTTCCTGTTCCGGCATGTTCACAGCCAACTCCATGAACTGCCTGACCGAGGCATTGGGCCTGTCCCTGCCCGGCAACGGCACCGTAGTGGCGACCCACACGAACCGCCTAGGCCTGTTCGAGCAGGCAGCCGCCCGCATCGTGGCTATGTGCGAGGCTTGGTATGAGAACGAAGACAGCTCAGTCTTGCCCCGCTCCATTGCCACCAAGTCCGCCTTTAACAACGCAATGGCCCTGGACATCGCTATGGGCGGGTCCACCAACACCGTGCTCCATATCCTGGCTGTAGCCTACGAGGCCGGGGTGAATTTTACCATGCAGGACATTGATACCCTGTCCCGCAAGGTGCCCAACCTCTGCAAGGTGGCCCCTTCTGCTGCCTATCATGTAGAGGATGTCAACCGGGCAGGCGGTATCTTGGGAATTCTCGGCGAACTGGATAGGGCTGGTTTACTGGAAACATCAGTGAGCAGGGCTGACGGCCTGACCTTGGCGCAGGCCCTGGCGCAGTTTGATATTGCCGGAGACAGCGCAAGCCAAGCAGCCCGTACCCTCTACGCCAGTGCGCCGGGCAATAAAGGCCGCAATCTGGTCATGGGATCACAGGACACCCTGTATGATGCGCTGGATACGGATCGGGAAACGGGCTGCATCCGGGATATGGCTCATGCCTATTCCAAGGACGGTGGATTAGCAGTCCTGTACGGTAATATTGCCGAGAACGGCTGTATCGTCAAAACCGCAGGGGTTGACCCATCCATCCTCCATTTTCAGGGTAAGGCCAAGGTCTTTCATTCGCAGGAGGCAGCCTGCGAGGGCATTCTGGGCGGAGAGATTACAGCAGGTGATGTGGTCTTTATCCTCTATGAGGGTCCCAAAGGTGGGCCGGGGATGCAGGAGATGCTCTATCCCACCTCTTACCTGAAGTCCATGCACCTGGGTGCGGAATGCGCTCTGGTCACAGACGGACGCTTTTCCGGCGGCACTGCCGGGCTGTCCATCGGCCATGCCTCCCCGGAAGCAGCCGATGGCGGTGCTATCGGTCTGGTCCGAAATGGAGACCCCATTGATATTAACATCCCGGAACGGAGTATTTCTCTCCAGATCAGCGCAGAGGAACTTGCCCAACGTCGTCAGGAAGAAGAGGCCCGTGGCGATAAAGCCTTTACTCCCAACCGGGAGAGAACGGTTCCCAAATCCTTGCAGGTCTATGCCCATTTTGCGGCCTCGGCAGACAAGGGGGCGGTGCGGATGCTGTAG